A single window of Micrococcaceae bacterium Sec5.1 DNA harbors:
- a CDS encoding DUF1622 domain-containing protein, producing the protein MDFQHIIEEVGRYMDFAGVAVMVIGALVSIPLALRGYQPKRASGLAPFSPYRAYRQLLGRSILLGLELLVAADIIRTVAVTPTFESVGVLAIIVLIRTFLSFSLELEITGRWPWQKEKDHDGGSSVPDGSSVPS; encoded by the coding sequence ATGGATTTCCAGCACATCATCGAAGAAGTCGGCCGGTACATGGACTTCGCAGGCGTGGCAGTCATGGTGATTGGGGCGCTGGTTTCCATCCCGCTCGCTTTGCGCGGGTACCAACCCAAACGGGCAAGCGGGCTCGCCCCGTTTTCTCCCTACCGCGCCTACCGGCAATTGCTGGGACGGTCCATCCTCCTGGGCCTGGAGCTCCTGGTGGCCGCCGACATCATTCGGACAGTCGCTGTGACGCCCACCTTTGAGAGCGTGGGCGTCCTGGCGATCATCGTGCTGATCCGGACGTTCCTGAGCTTCTCGCTTGAGTTGGAGATCACTGGCCGCTGGCCGTGGCAGAAGGAAAAGGACCACGACGGCGGCAGTTCAGTTCCGGATGGCTCGTCGGTTCCGTCGTAG
- a CDS encoding acylphosphatase → MTESLENRYRDETLRVTARITGVVQGVGFRYWTARKADELMLRGTVRNNRDGSVQVVAEGSVADAEALVSWLHSARAPGRIENVEFEVSDATGEFDEFRIVG, encoded by the coding sequence ATGACTGAGTCGCTGGAAAACCGCTATCGCGATGAGACGCTAAGAGTCACAGCCCGCATCACGGGCGTGGTCCAGGGCGTGGGATTCCGCTACTGGACTGCTCGCAAAGCGGATGAGCTCATGCTGAGGGGGACCGTCAGGAATAATCGCGACGGATCCGTGCAGGTGGTGGCCGAGGGATCCGTAGCCGACGCCGAGGCACTGGTGAGTTGGCTCCATTCCGCACGGGCACCTGGTCGCATTGAGAATGTTGAATTCGAGGTTTCCGACGCAACGGGGGAGTTCGACGAGTTCCGGATCGTGGGCTAA
- a CDS encoding Tex family protein has product MTQSLQHQSADSAIHQLIANELGVKAWQVKAAVELLDAGSTVPFIARYRKEVTGTLDDTQLRDLEERLRYLRELEERRRTVLEAIAAQGKLTPELEAAVVGADTKARLEDIYLPFKSKRRTKAQIAREAGLEPLADVLLANPQLDPETEAAKYLNAEHSIEDSAAALAGARAILVERVAQDPDLAEDLRERLWKQGRMVSHVKKGMEAEGQKFKDYFEFTQVPSGMPSHRVLALLRGEKDGVLELDLAEADPADDDALAAARGRYENAVAKCLGVANHGRPADLWLTQTAQLAWRGRILDRLTTDLRGRMFADAEDEAVRVFAANLRDVLLAAPAGNRSTLGLDPGLRTGVKVAVVDGTGKVVATDTIYPHAPAKKWDEALSTLGRLAKQYNVELVAIGNGTASRETDKLATELIKSLEAAGSKGVQKLVVSEAGASVYSASALAASELPGMDVSLRGAVSIARRLQDPLAELVKIEPKSIGVGQYQHDVTAAKLDRSLDAVVEDCVNAVGVDVNTASPALLSRVAGVGPLLSENIVAYRNENGPFAKRSDLKKVPRLGAKAFEQCAGFLRITGGAEPLDASSVHPEAYSVARKILVAAGGGPTTALDPQTFVDGTFGLPTVKDIMSELEKPGRDPRPAFKAASFSEGIEKISDLKPGMILEGTVTNVAAFGAFVDVGVHQDGLVHVSALSNKFVSDPREIVKSGQVVRVKVLEADPERKRISLTLRLDDEPGTAGGRGSGGRAQGGGNPGGGDQRARDAGGQRSGGQPGQRSGGQPGQRGGGQPGQGDRRQGKPQQSEAPANTAMAEALRRAGLGK; this is encoded by the coding sequence GTGACTCAATCTCTCCAGCACCAGTCAGCCGATTCTGCCATCCATCAACTCATCGCCAACGAACTCGGCGTGAAGGCCTGGCAGGTCAAGGCCGCGGTGGAACTGCTCGACGCCGGATCCACCGTTCCCTTCATCGCCCGCTACCGTAAGGAAGTCACAGGGACGCTCGATGACACCCAGCTTCGCGATCTTGAGGAACGCCTCCGGTACCTGCGTGAGCTGGAAGAGCGGCGCAGGACCGTTCTCGAGGCGATAGCAGCCCAAGGCAAGCTGACCCCGGAACTGGAAGCCGCCGTCGTCGGTGCTGACACCAAGGCGAGGCTGGAGGACATCTACCTCCCCTTCAAGTCCAAGCGCCGAACCAAGGCACAGATTGCCCGCGAAGCCGGGCTGGAGCCGCTGGCCGACGTCCTGCTCGCCAACCCACAGCTGGACCCCGAAACAGAAGCCGCCAAGTATCTCAACGCCGAGCACTCGATTGAGGATTCTGCCGCAGCGCTCGCGGGCGCCCGCGCGATCCTGGTGGAGCGCGTCGCCCAGGACCCTGACCTTGCCGAGGACCTGCGTGAGCGGCTCTGGAAGCAGGGGCGCATGGTCTCCCATGTCAAGAAGGGCATGGAGGCCGAAGGCCAGAAGTTCAAGGATTACTTCGAGTTCACGCAAGTCCCGTCCGGAATGCCGTCGCACCGGGTGCTCGCCCTGTTGCGGGGTGAAAAGGACGGCGTACTTGAGCTGGATCTCGCCGAAGCAGACCCCGCCGACGACGACGCCCTGGCCGCCGCCCGCGGCCGCTACGAGAACGCTGTGGCCAAGTGCCTTGGGGTCGCCAACCACGGCCGTCCCGCCGATCTCTGGCTTACCCAGACTGCCCAGCTCGCCTGGCGCGGTCGCATCCTGGACCGCCTCACCACGGATCTGCGCGGACGCATGTTTGCTGACGCCGAGGATGAAGCTGTGCGGGTTTTCGCCGCCAATCTACGTGATGTGTTGCTCGCTGCGCCAGCCGGCAACCGCTCCACCCTCGGCCTCGACCCGGGACTCCGCACAGGGGTGAAGGTGGCGGTGGTGGATGGCACCGGCAAGGTGGTTGCCACGGACACCATCTATCCTCACGCGCCGGCAAAGAAATGGGACGAGGCGTTGTCCACCCTCGGCCGCCTCGCCAAGCAGTACAACGTGGAACTCGTGGCGATCGGCAACGGCACGGCGTCGCGGGAAACGGACAAGCTGGCCACCGAGCTCATCAAGTCCCTTGAGGCCGCAGGCTCCAAGGGTGTCCAGAAACTGGTTGTTTCCGAGGCCGGTGCTTCCGTGTACTCCGCGTCGGCCCTGGCAGCTTCCGAGCTCCCCGGCATGGACGTCTCACTCCGCGGCGCTGTCTCCATTGCCCGCCGGCTTCAGGATCCGCTGGCCGAACTGGTGAAGATCGAACCCAAGTCCATCGGCGTGGGCCAGTACCAGCACGATGTCACCGCCGCCAAGCTGGACCGCTCACTGGACGCTGTGGTGGAAGACTGCGTGAATGCCGTGGGCGTGGACGTCAACACGGCGTCCCCCGCGCTGCTGAGCCGTGTGGCCGGCGTCGGACCGTTGCTGAGTGAAAACATTGTGGCGTACCGCAACGAGAATGGCCCGTTCGCCAAGCGGAGCGACCTCAAGAAGGTACCCCGTCTGGGAGCCAAGGCATTCGAGCAGTGCGCCGGCTTCCTCCGGATCACCGGGGGAGCGGAGCCGTTGGATGCTTCCAGCGTGCACCCCGAGGCCTACTCCGTTGCCCGCAAGATCCTCGTCGCGGCTGGCGGTGGACCCACCACTGCACTGGATCCGCAGACATTCGTTGACGGCACGTTCGGCCTGCCCACCGTCAAGGACATCATGTCCGAGCTCGAGAAGCCGGGCCGCGATCCCCGCCCCGCGTTCAAGGCGGCATCATTCTCCGAGGGCATTGAAAAGATCTCCGACCTCAAGCCCGGCATGATCCTGGAAGGCACAGTCACCAACGTTGCAGCGTTCGGTGCTTTCGTGGACGTCGGAGTGCACCAGGACGGGCTGGTCCACGTGTCCGCACTGTCCAACAAATTCGTCTCGGATCCCCGCGAGATCGTGAAATCCGGGCAGGTAGTGCGGGTCAAGGTGCTTGAGGCCGATCCCGAGCGCAAGCGCATCTCTCTGACCTTAAGGCTCGACGACGAACCCGGCACCGCGGGCGGCCGCGGTTCCGGTGGGCGTGCTCAGGGTGGAGGTAACCCTGGCGGAGGCGACCAGCGCGCACGGGATGCTGGAGGCCAGCGCTCAGGTGGCCAGCCGGGGCAGCGCTCAGGTGGCCAGCCGGGTCAGCGTGGCGGTGGCCAGCCGGGCCAGGGTGACCGTCGCCAGGGCAAGCCGCAGCAGTCTGAAGCTCCCGCCAACACAGCTATGGCCGAGGCACTTCGTCGGGCAGGGCTCGGGAAGTAG
- a CDS encoding MSMEG_6728 family protein, with translation MQTFLPFADFRESAAALDTSRLGKQRVEALQVLRALVIPEYGWQQHPAVRMWMGHVPALTMYGLAMADEWIQRGHPDNTRNNIAEFAPQAAHPDYASRIIMPPWLGYEDLHLSHRSKLIGKDPKFYGPLFPGVEEKLEYIWPEPKHEFHPEDPEEDRLWILRANVEDIRPEQLTTVSMPPHGKAKAAADSESGEYQFVYAEEKSRRQLKGPKKRPAKVLEKKPTRKRQAQEAAFNTLPGKTEIAVPFDGGQIFAVGLVQGRPITVDGKFARNFEVTDVVKRSDFDYPALLQDPRVFFPIPAPAQ, from the coding sequence ATGCAGACTTTCCTCCCTTTCGCCGATTTCCGTGAGAGCGCCGCGGCGCTCGACACCTCAAGGCTCGGCAAACAGCGCGTCGAAGCCCTCCAGGTCCTCCGCGCACTGGTCATCCCGGAGTACGGTTGGCAGCAGCACCCGGCCGTCCGTATGTGGATGGGCCACGTCCCCGCCCTCACCATGTACGGCCTGGCAATGGCCGACGAGTGGATCCAGCGCGGCCACCCGGACAACACCCGCAACAACATCGCGGAGTTCGCACCCCAGGCCGCACACCCGGATTACGCCTCCCGGATCATCATGCCGCCGTGGCTGGGCTACGAGGACCTGCACCTCAGCCACCGCTCCAAGCTCATTGGCAAGGACCCCAAGTTCTACGGACCGCTCTTCCCGGGCGTCGAAGAAAAGCTTGAGTACATCTGGCCCGAGCCCAAGCATGAATTCCACCCTGAAGACCCTGAAGAGGACCGTCTCTGGATCCTGCGGGCCAATGTGGAAGACATCCGCCCGGAACAGCTCACCACTGTGAGCATGCCTCCTCACGGCAAGGCCAAGGCTGCCGCGGATTCAGAATCCGGCGAGTACCAATTTGTGTACGCGGAAGAGAAGTCCCGCCGCCAACTCAAGGGCCCCAAAAAGCGTCCTGCCAAGGTACTGGAGAAGAAGCCCACGCGGAAACGCCAAGCCCAGGAAGCTGCGTTCAACACGCTTCCCGGCAAAACCGAGATCGCCGTCCCCTTCGATGGCGGCCAGATTTTCGCTGTCGGCTTGGTCCAGGGACGGCCGATCACGGTTGATGGTAAGTTCGCCCGGAACTTCGAAGTCACCGATGTGGTCAAGCGCTCCGATTTCGACTACCCGGCTCTGCTGCAGGATCCGCGGGTCTTCTTCCCGATCCCCGCGCCCGCACAGTAA
- a CDS encoding adenosine deaminase, with product METFGEKTTTTAPPVAELHLHIEGTLQPELIFALAERNGIELPYEDIEELREKYEFTDLQSFLDLYYANMAVLQTEQDFTDMTRAYLQRAAAGGVRHAEIMMDPQAHVSRGVPLEVCVNGVANALATSEEDFGVSTLLIAAFLRDMSQDSAIEVLDQLLAMHAPIVGIGLDSAEVGNPPSKFERLYQRAGEAGLRRIAHAGEEGPAAYITEALDVLHVERIDHGIRCMEDTEVVQRLVAEQVPLTVCPLSNVRLRAVDKLADHPLPEMLAIGLNVCVNSDDPAYFGGYVDDNFEQLAKVLEFSVPEQATLAANSIRSSFASDARKAVLLDEVTEWVKASAPPQ from the coding sequence GTGGAAACTTTTGGCGAGAAAACGACGACGACGGCGCCCCCGGTTGCCGAACTGCACCTGCACATCGAAGGGACTCTCCAGCCGGAGCTGATCTTTGCCCTGGCCGAACGCAACGGCATCGAACTGCCGTATGAGGACATCGAAGAACTGCGGGAGAAGTACGAGTTTACGGATCTGCAGTCCTTCCTTGACCTGTACTACGCCAACATGGCCGTCCTGCAGACCGAGCAGGACTTTACCGACATGACTCGCGCTTATCTTCAGCGCGCCGCCGCCGGGGGAGTGCGCCATGCGGAGATCATGATGGATCCCCAGGCGCATGTGTCCAGGGGTGTCCCGCTTGAGGTGTGCGTCAACGGCGTCGCGAATGCGCTGGCAACGTCGGAGGAAGACTTCGGCGTTTCGACACTCCTCATAGCGGCCTTCCTCAGGGACATGTCCCAGGACTCCGCGATTGAAGTGCTGGACCAGCTCCTCGCGATGCACGCCCCCATCGTCGGCATTGGGCTGGACTCAGCAGAGGTGGGCAATCCGCCGTCGAAATTTGAGCGACTGTACCAGCGTGCTGGTGAGGCCGGGTTGCGAAGGATCGCCCACGCGGGCGAGGAAGGGCCAGCCGCCTACATCACCGAGGCCCTGGACGTGCTGCACGTGGAGCGGATCGACCACGGTATCCGCTGCATGGAAGACACGGAAGTGGTGCAGCGGCTCGTCGCCGAGCAGGTGCCCCTGACGGTTTGCCCGCTATCCAACGTTCGCTTGCGTGCGGTGGACAAGCTGGCCGATCACCCATTGCCGGAGATGCTTGCCATCGGTTTGAACGTTTGCGTGAACTCGGATGACCCCGCATACTTTGGCGGCTATGTAGATGACAACTTCGAGCAGCTGGCCAAGGTCCTTGAGTTCTCGGTTCCGGAGCAGGCCACTTTGGCGGCAAACTCGATCCGCTCCTCGTTCGCCAGTGACGCCCGGAAAGCCGTATTGCTGGACGAAGTGACTGAGTGGGTCAAGGCGTCGGCGCCGCCGCAATAG
- a CDS encoding glycosidase has product MGANTAENTNLRLKAVLDILAEGVWSGATLNAGEVLAEAIGRVPFNDHEAELLSGGIPRGHKTLTSASAKLVKAGWLVKGRSGWTIPDDGLRATVAFPDVSAFAEALDAGTPVPADVPVPTAPPAKAKTKRAATSKKAAAPKAAAEPKVAAAKVSAPKAAATTKAATTKAASTKAAPAAKKASTRKAPAKAAAATAVETLPQPDAVAIAGDFNKILGAPEDWAPQYDEVQMEFNPLVQLWALTAELPAGFYTYKIALNRSWDENYGAFGVRDGANHELNHDGGPVTFTYDHATHDIVVG; this is encoded by the coding sequence ATGGGCGCCAACACCGCCGAGAACACCAACCTTCGTCTGAAGGCCGTACTGGACATCCTCGCTGAGGGCGTATGGTCTGGAGCCACACTGAACGCAGGGGAAGTCCTGGCAGAGGCCATCGGACGCGTTCCTTTCAACGACCATGAGGCTGAACTTCTCAGTGGGGGCATTCCCCGCGGCCACAAAACCCTGACGTCGGCATCGGCAAAGCTGGTCAAGGCCGGCTGGCTGGTCAAGGGGCGTTCAGGATGGACCATCCCGGACGACGGACTGCGGGCGACGGTCGCCTTCCCTGACGTTTCGGCTTTCGCCGAGGCCCTCGACGCCGGAACACCGGTACCAGCCGATGTTCCCGTGCCTACGGCCCCTCCCGCCAAGGCCAAGACGAAGCGTGCGGCGACGTCAAAGAAGGCTGCAGCTCCGAAGGCTGCTGCAGAACCGAAGGTAGCCGCCGCGAAGGTGTCTGCGCCGAAGGCTGCTGCAACAACCAAGGCTGCCACCACCAAGGCTGCGAGCACTAAGGCTGCCCCGGCAGCGAAGAAGGCTTCCACGCGGAAGGCTCCTGCCAAGGCAGCGGCGGCTACCGCCGTCGAAACCCTGCCCCAGCCGGACGCCGTCGCGATTGCGGGTGACTTCAACAAGATCCTGGGCGCTCCGGAAGACTGGGCTCCCCAGTACGACGAAGTCCAGATGGAGTTCAACCCGCTGGTTCAGCTGTGGGCGCTGACGGCTGAACTGCCGGCCGGTTTCTATACGTACAAGATCGCGCTGAACCGTTCATGGGATGAGAACTATGGCGCGTTCGGAGTCCGGGATGGTGCCAACCATGAGTTGAACCACGACGGCGGCCCGGTCACCTTCACCTACGACCACGCTACGCACGACATCGTGGTGGGCTGA